The proteins below are encoded in one region of Helianthus annuus cultivar XRQ/B chromosome 2, HanXRQr2.0-SUNRISE, whole genome shotgun sequence:
- the LOC110912659 gene encoding CASP-like protein 4A4: MTAFINAPLAFYNVIITTDVFIYSLYQLFKGIFDIANKGILISDKRSINSKNYILLYLPVLSSRILKLKHILKNQLAGYLLVSCSAVTTVMINQVLLSGNTSLKRAATASICMSVAAFLTTAVCAILSGYKLSKRVMW; the protein is encoded by the exons ATGACAGCCTTTATTAACGCACCCTTGGCATT CTACAACGTGATAATTACTACTGACGTTTTCATCTACTCTTTATATCAACTCTTCAAAGGCATTTTTGACATTGCCAATAAAGGCATCCTTATATCAGATAAGAGATCAATAAATTCCAAAAATTATATC CTTCTCTATTTACCGGTACTATCATCAcgtatattaaaattaaaacatatatTAAAAAACCAGTTGGCAGGCTACCTCCTTGTGTCATGCTCTGCGGTGACAACTGTAATGATCAATCAAGTGTTGTTATCAGGAAATACATCACTCAAGAGAGCTGCAACAGCTTCTATTTGCATGTCGGTTGCTGCATTCTTGACGACTGCAGTTTGTGCGATTCTATCGGGATACAAGCTGAGCAAAAGAGTCATGTGGTGA